Genomic window (Sphingomonas sp. HF-S4):
GAACGCCAACGACGGCGCCTACGCCGCCAATATCGGCATGGCGCAGGGCCTGCTCGCCCAGACCGACACCACACTGGAGAGCGTCGAGGCGCAGATCACCCGCGCGCTCGAGCTCGCCACGCAGGCGGCCAACGGCACGATGTCCGACACCAATCGCGCGGCGATCGGCAAGGAGCTCGAATCGATTCGCGACACGCTGTTCGCGCTGGCCAACACAAAGGACGTGCGCGGCCAGCCGCTGTTCGGCGGCGCGACCGGCGATGTCGCCTATGTCCGCAACGCCGATGGCTCGATCGGCTTTGCGGGGGGCCCCAACGAGCCTTCGCCGATCCCGATCGGAGAGGGCGTGACCATCCAGGGCACTGTCACCGGCACGCGCGCCTTCGCCAGCGGCGGCAGCGACGTGTTCGCGGTGCTCGCCAATTTCGCGGCGGCGCTGGGCAATGGCGGTGACGCCAAGGCGGCAGCCGATACGGCGCTCGGCGGGCTCAAGAGCGGGCTGGAGAGCGTTACGCTGGCCCGTGCCTCGGCGGGTGCGCGCTCGGCGCGGCTTGAACTCGATACCGAGCGGCTGACCGCCGCGGGCGAGGCGCGCGAGGATGTGCGCTCGGCGCTGGAGGATACCGACGTCACCACGGCGGTCACCGAGCTGCAGAAGACGCTGACGATCCTCCAGGCGACGCAGGCGAGCTTCTCCAAGCTCTCGAGCCTGTCGCTGTTCGATTATCTCTGAGGCAATCGCGCCAACTGCGCGATTTTCCGCTCAAACTTAGGGCGAAGCGGTCGTTTACCACAGCGAGGGGCCGGTCCACGGCGCAGGGGGAAGTATAGTCGCATGTTCGTGCTGATCGGCTTTGTCGTCCTGATCGCGATGGTGTTCGGCGGGTTCGCCTTCACCGGCGGCGCGCTCGGCCCAGTGATGCATGCGCTTCCGCATGAGATGCTGATCATCGGCGGCGCCGCGGTCGGCGCGCTGATCATCGGCAACTCGATGAAGGAAATCAAGGCGCTGGGCGGCGGCTTCATGCGCGTGATCAAGGGCCCGAAATACAAGAAGCAGGACTATCTCGACACGATCTTCCTCGTCTCCAAGCTGATGAAGATGCTGCGCACCGAAGGGCCGATCGCGCTGGAGCCGCATGTCGAGGATCCCAAGTCGAGCGCGATCTTCGCCGAATATCCGCGGCTGCTCGCCGATCACACGCTGATCAACCTGATCACCGATACGCTGCGCCTCGTCGTCGTCTCGTCGGGCACGCTCGACGTGCATGCGGTCGAGGAAGTGATGGATAACTCGATCAAGACCCACCACCATGAGGTCCAGGGACCGCAGGGAACGCTGCAGAGCCTGGCCGATGCGCTGCCCGCATTGGGCATCGTCGCGGCGGTGCTCGGCGTGGTCAAGACGATGGGATCGATCGACAAGCCGCCGAGCATCCTGGGTGGGATGATCGGATCGGCGCTGGTCGGCACGTTCCTGGGCGTGCTGCTCGCCTATGGGATCGTCGGGCCGCTCGCGACGCGGCTCCAGCAGGTGATCGACGCCGATGCGGCGATCTATCACACGGTCAAGCAGATCATCATCGCGTCGCTCCACGGCCACCCGCAACCGCTGGTGATCGAGGCCGCACGCTCGGGCATCGCGCACCACAACCAGCCCGGCTTCGGCGAGGTCTTCGACGGGCTGCGCGGGCGCTGACGTCATGGCAGCCAGAGCCCCGCACGGGAACAACCAGCCTCCCAAGATCATCATCGTCAAGAAGATCATCGACGCGGGGCATGGCGGCCATCACGGCGGCGCGTGGAAGGTCGCCTATGCCGATTTCGTGACCGCGATGATGGCGTTCTTCCTGCTGATGTGGCTGCTCGGCGCGACCACCGAGAAGCAGCGCAAGGCACTCGCCGATTATTTCGCGCCCACCCTGGTCGAGTTCAAGCAGAACAGTGCCGGCTCGAACGGGCTGTTCGGCGGCGACGCGATCAACGCGCAGGACAATTATCCCAACCGCGCCGGCCAGACCGGCACGCGTTCGATGACCGTCCCCGTCGGCGGCACCGGCGGCAAGGATGTCGGCACCGGGCAGAAGGGCACGCTCAAGGACCAGCGCGCGATCGAGGCGCAGGACCAGAAGAATTTCGACCGCACCGCCACGGCGATCCAGGCCAAGATGCGCGCGCGGCCCCAACTCGCCAAGCTCGCCAAGCATATCCGCTTCGTTGCGACGCGCGACGGGATGCGGATCGACCTGCTCGACGACGCCAATTACTCGATGTTCGACCTCGGCACGACCGCCTTGGTCACCGACGCGAGCGCACTGATCGGGACGATCGCCGAGAGTATTTCCGGGATGGAGAACCCGATCATGATCCGCGGCCACACCGACAGCCTGGGCTATGGCGACCCGCGCAACATGAACAACTGGATGCTCTCGAGCGGCCGCGCCGAGGCGACAAGGCGCCGGCTCGCCGCGGGTGCGGTGCCCGAGATGCGCTTCGAGCGGATCGAAGGCGTCGCCGACCGCGAGCCGCTGATCATCGAGGCCCCTACCGACCCGCGCAACCGGCGGGTGTCGATCACCCTGCTCTATCGGCGGATCATGGACCAGGACAAGGGACGCGGCTTCGGGCGCGGGACCAAGCAGCCGGTGCTAGCGGCGCGGTGACCCGAATTC
Coding sequences:
- the flgL gene encoding flagellar hook-associated protein FlgL, with product MRVATSQLYNRPASLMTRLTADADRIQTQIATGTKLLAPSDDAGAYLRLQGISRQNANDGAYAANIGMAQGLLAQTDTTLESVEAQITRALELATQAANGTMSDTNRAAIGKELESIRDTLFALANTKDVRGQPLFGGATGDVAYVRNADGSIGFAGGPNEPSPIPIGEGVTIQGTVTGTRAFASGGSDVFAVLANFAAALGNGGDAKAAADTALGGLKSGLESVTLARASAGARSARLELDTERLTAAGEAREDVRSALEDTDVTTAVTELQKTLTILQATQASFSKLSSLSLFDYL
- a CDS encoding flagellar motor protein MotB, with the translated sequence MAARAPHGNNQPPKIIIVKKIIDAGHGGHHGGAWKVAYADFVTAMMAFFLLMWLLGATTEKQRKALADYFAPTLVEFKQNSAGSNGLFGGDAINAQDNYPNRAGQTGTRSMTVPVGGTGGKDVGTGQKGTLKDQRAIEAQDQKNFDRTATAIQAKMRARPQLAKLAKHIRFVATRDGMRIDLLDDANYSMFDLGTTALVTDASALIGTIAESISGMENPIMIRGHTDSLGYGDPRNMNNWMLSSGRAEATRRRLAAGAVPEMRFERIEGVADREPLIIEAPTDPRNRRVSITLLYRRIMDQDKGRGFGRGTKQPVLAAR
- the motA gene encoding flagellar motor stator protein MotA, coding for MFVLIGFVVLIAMVFGGFAFTGGALGPVMHALPHEMLIIGGAAVGALIIGNSMKEIKALGGGFMRVIKGPKYKKQDYLDTIFLVSKLMKMLRTEGPIALEPHVEDPKSSAIFAEYPRLLADHTLINLITDTLRLVVVSSGTLDVHAVEEVMDNSIKTHHHEVQGPQGTLQSLADALPALGIVAAVLGVVKTMGSIDKPPSILGGMIGSALVGTFLGVLLAYGIVGPLATRLQQVIDADAAIYHTVKQIIIASLHGHPQPLVIEAARSGIAHHNQPGFGEVFDGLRGR